A genomic region of uncultured Roseibium sp. contains the following coding sequences:
- the lysA gene encoding diaminopimelate decarboxylase produces MHHFDYKNGALHAEDVAIEEIARAVGTPFYCYSTATLTRHYQVFASAFNDIPSLVCYAMKANSNQAVLKTLGQLGAGMDVVSEGELRRARAADVPASKIVFSGVGKTEAEQAYALEEDILCFNVESEPELQQLSRVASEMGRVARVSMRINPDVDAKTHAKIATGKAENKFGIPWQRAREVYAHAARLPGIEVTGIDMHIGSQITELGPFDDAFARLGELISDLRGQGHKIDHVDLGGGLGIPYVSDNDPPPHPDAYAQVVKKHVRELDCTVMFEPGRLIAGNAGILVTRVIYVKDGADKTFVIVDGAMNDLIRPTLYEAHHEVRPMKEDLGDLDRIRADIVGPVCETGDFLAQDRDMAKVEAGDILAIYSAGAYGAVQSSTYNSRLLVPEVLVNADQFAVVRPRLSYDELLGLDQMPDWLKAS; encoded by the coding sequence TTGCATCATTTCGACTACAAAAACGGCGCGCTTCATGCCGAGGATGTCGCAATCGAGGAGATTGCGCGCGCGGTCGGCACGCCCTTCTACTGCTACTCGACCGCCACGCTGACCCGGCACTACCAGGTGTTCGCGTCCGCTTTCAACGATATTCCGTCGCTGGTCTGTTACGCGATGAAGGCGAACTCGAACCAGGCCGTTCTGAAAACGCTCGGACAGCTCGGTGCTGGAATGGACGTGGTATCGGAAGGCGAGTTGCGCCGGGCGAGGGCCGCGGACGTTCCCGCCAGCAAGATCGTGTTTTCCGGTGTCGGCAAGACCGAGGCCGAGCAGGCTTATGCCCTGGAAGAGGATATCCTCTGCTTCAACGTGGAGTCCGAACCGGAACTGCAGCAACTTTCCCGCGTCGCGAGCGAGATGGGTCGCGTCGCCCGGGTTTCCATGCGCATCAATCCGGATGTCGACGCGAAAACCCATGCAAAGATCGCCACCGGCAAGGCGGAGAACAAGTTCGGCATCCCGTGGCAGCGCGCACGCGAGGTCTACGCCCATGCGGCCAGACTTCCGGGCATCGAGGTCACCGGCATCGACATGCATATCGGCTCCCAGATCACGGAACTCGGACCGTTCGATGACGCCTTTGCCCGTCTCGGAGAGCTGATATCCGACCTGCGTGGCCAGGGCCACAAGATCGATCACGTCGATCTGGGCGGCGGGCTCGGCATTCCATATGTCAGCGACAACGATCCGCCGCCGCATCCCGATGCCTACGCTCAGGTTGTCAAGAAACACGTTCGTGAGCTCGACTGTACCGTCATGTTCGAACCGGGCCGGCTGATCGCGGGCAATGCCGGCATCCTGGTGACGCGCGTGATCTATGTGAAAGACGGCGCCGACAAGACCTTCGTTATCGTTGACGGGGCCATGAACGATCTGATCCGGCCAACGCTTTATGAAGCCCATCACGAGGTTCGGCCGATGAAGGAAGATCTCGGTGATCTTGACCGAATCAGGGCAGATATCGTCGGACCGGTGTGCGAAACCGGGGATTTTCTCGCGCAGGATCGCGACATGGCGAAAGTGGAGGCTGGGGATATCCTGGCCATCTATTCGGCCGGTGCCTACGGCGCGGTGCAGTCCAGCACGTATAATTCGCGTCTGCTCGTGCCGGAAGTGCTCGTAAATGCAGATCAATTTGCTGTCGTGCGGCCCCGGCTTTCCTATGACGAACTGCTCGGCCTCGATCAAATGCCGGATTGGCTCAAGGCTTCGTGA
- a CDS encoding lipoprotein gives MNSEKGECRMVIRIRTLAVVCLCLSTTLAACGRKGDLDVPGTPVEQQNTLSEPVDPATAPAPPELEPETDDRSFFLDFLIN, from the coding sequence GTGAATTCCGAAAAGGGCGAATGTCGCATGGTGATCCGGATCAGAACTCTGGCGGTGGTCTGTCTGTGTCTGAGCACAACCCTGGCCGCATGCGGCCGGAAGGGCGATCTGGATGTTCCCGGGACACCGGTGGAACAGCAAAACACCCTGTCGGAGCCGGTTGATCCCGCGACAGCGCCGGCGCCACCGGAACTTGAGCCGGAAACCGACGACAGGTCCTTCTTTCTGGATTTCCTGATCAACTGA
- the argH gene encoding argininosuccinate lyase: protein MSNRMWGGRFAEGPDAIMEEINASIDYDRKLYRQDIDGSKAHVRMLAEKEIVTQDDADKIVEGLDTILSEIEKGDFKFSRALEDIHMNVEARLAELIGPAAGRLHTARSRNDQVATDFRLWVRDTLDTLDQQLGEIMQALAAKAETHAADVMPGFTHLQSAQPVTFGHHLLAYVEMFSRDRGRVRDARKRMNECPLGAAALAGTSFPIDRKMTAEALGFDRPTANSLDAVSDRDFVIEALSAASLTAMHLSRLAEEIVVWCSAQFGFVKLSDKFSTGSSIMPQKKNPDAAELVRAKTGRIYGSLQALLVMMKGLPLAYSKDMQEDKEQAFDGLASVSLALAAMTGMVRDLEPVTKSMKKAAGSGYSTATDLADWLVRVLGMPFRDAHHVTGRIVGLAVEKGVELHKVPLEDMQQVDPKITGEVFSVLSVDKSVRSRTSYGGTSPVNVRKQARRWLKDLSRD from the coding sequence ATGAGCAATCGCATGTGGGGCGGCCGGTTCGCCGAAGGACCGGACGCCATCATGGAGGAGATCAATGCCTCTATCGACTACGACCGGAAGCTATATAGGCAGGACATCGACGGCTCGAAAGCCCATGTGCGCATGCTCGCTGAAAAAGAGATTGTCACGCAGGACGATGCCGACAAGATCGTCGAGGGTCTAGACACAATCCTGTCAGAGATCGAAAAAGGCGATTTCAAGTTCTCGCGCGCCCTCGAAGACATCCACATGAACGTGGAAGCGCGTCTTGCGGAACTCATCGGCCCGGCGGCAGGACGCCTGCACACGGCGCGCTCCAGAAACGATCAGGTTGCAACGGATTTCCGCCTTTGGGTCCGCGATACGCTCGACACGCTGGACCAGCAGCTCGGCGAGATCATGCAGGCTCTGGCCGCGAAGGCCGAGACGCATGCAGCCGACGTGATGCCCGGCTTTACCCATCTGCAGTCCGCGCAGCCGGTCACGTTCGGGCACCATCTGCTCGCCTATGTGGAGATGTTCTCCCGCGACCGTGGCCGCGTGCGTGATGCCCGCAAACGGATGAACGAATGCCCGCTCGGGGCGGCGGCCCTTGCCGGAACGTCCTTTCCGATCGACCGCAAGATGACCGCCGAGGCGCTGGGCTTCGACCGGCCGACCGCCAATTCGCTGGACGCGGTGTCCGACCGGGATTTTGTCATCGAGGCGCTTTCGGCGGCGTCGCTGACGGCAATGCATCTGTCGCGTCTTGCCGAGGAAATCGTCGTCTGGTGCTCCGCCCAGTTCGGCTTCGTGAAGCTTTCGGACAAGTTCTCGACGGGTTCGTCCATCATGCCGCAAAAGAAAAATCCGGATGCGGCCGAACTCGTGCGCGCCAAGACAGGGCGCATCTACGGGTCGCTGCAGGCGCTGCTGGTGATGATGAAGGGCCTGCCGCTGGCCTATTCCAAGGACATGCAGGAAGACAAGGAGCAGGCTTTCGACGGTCTTGCGAGCGTTTCGCTTGCCCTGGCCGCCATGACCGGCATGGTGCGCGATCTGGAACCGGTCACCAAGTCGATGAAGAAGGCGGCCGGATCAGGCTATTCCACCGCGACCGATCTTGCCGACTGGCTGGTACGTGTGCTCGGGATGCCGTTTCGCGATGCCCACCATGTCACCGGCCGCATTGTCGGTCTTGCGGTGGAGAAGGGCGTCGAGCTGCACAAGGTGCCGCTTGAGGACATGCAGCAGGTCGATCCGAAGATCACCGGGGAAGTGTTCTCGGTCCTGTCCGTGGACAAGTCGGTCCGCAGCCGCACGAGCTATGGCGGAACGTCACCGGTCAACGTGCGCAAGCAGGCGCGCCGCTGGCTGAAGGACCTTTCCAGGGACTAG
- a CDS encoding TlpA disulfide reductase family protein encodes MNKPTEPVKSPKRGVILAGLAGAAAAVAALYVIAGPNGNIASAQSCTAALSAAAAAKPHAKGEVAAFLPASEPLGLKTLAFKGPDGQDLTMEDFKDKTVLLNLWATWCAPCREEMPALDQLQAELGDDSFEVVAVSLDRGGPEKPKKFLDEIGVESLTFYQDSSNGLLKDLRRVSRATGLPTTILINEEGCEVGTMYGPAHWASGEAKTLIRSALGKEGA; translated from the coding sequence ATGAATAAGCCAACCGAACCCGTCAAGAGCCCGAAGCGCGGCGTGATCCTGGCCGGTCTCGCGGGTGCGGCAGCTGCTGTAGCGGCTCTATACGTGATCGCCGGTCCGAATGGCAACATCGCCAGTGCGCAAAGCTGCACTGCAGCCCTTTCGGCCGCCGCCGCGGCAAAGCCTCATGCAAAGGGGGAAGTGGCCGCATTCCTGCCGGCCAGCGAGCCGCTGGGCCTCAAGACGCTCGCTTTCAAGGGTCCGGACGGTCAGGATCTGACCATGGAAGACTTCAAGGACAAGACAGTCCTGCTCAACCTCTGGGCCACCTGGTGTGCGCCCTGCCGCGAGGAGATGCCGGCGCTCGACCAGCTGCAGGCCGAACTCGGGGACGACAGCTTCGAGGTCGTGGCGGTGAGCCTCGACCGCGGAGGTCCGGAAAAACCGAAAAAATTTCTCGATGAGATCGGTGTCGAAAGCCTGACATTCTATCAGGACAGTTCGAACGGCCTGTTGAAGGACCTGCGCAGGGTCAGCCGGGCCACGGGTCTGCCGACGACAATTCTGATCAATGAAGAGGGATGCGAAGTCGGCACGATGTACGGACCTGCCCATTGGGCGTCCGGCGAGGCGAAGACGCTGATCCGGTCTGCACTCGGCAAGGAAGGCGCCTGA
- a CDS encoding AMP-binding protein, with protein sequence MNLAEFCLTQANADASKTALEVIGPGGAIEESWTFGDLRDAVLSVAAGLRARGLKPGDRVLLRIGHSSDFPLMYFGAIAGGFVPVPTSDQLTAGEVAGILKDSGASLVLHDGSSAVPEAIGELLAGPAEIYALKTSAPGEFAVTEDEDPAFLIYTSGTSGTPKGVLHAHRSATARLAAHVGWIGLSAADRLLHSGAFNWSYTLTVGLMDPWIKGATSVIYRGPREPEVWPGVLEASKATLFAAVPSLYRRILKYGDVSKTAFPALRHGLTAGEGLSADLHAHWRESTGRELYEALGMSEVSTYLSSGPSVPVKPGATGKPQPGRKVALLQETDTGMAETKADETGLLCVHRDEPGLMLGYWQRPEETRAAFKGPWFVTGDRMRRDCDGYFWYEGRADDLMNAFGYRVAPEEVERVLLNHPNVQEAAVTEQEIRPGVSLIAAFIVAHDPERFDEDDLASFAAASLADYKRPRIYKALQQLPRTRTGKVRRKALTAGN encoded by the coding sequence ATGAATCTCGCCGAGTTCTGTCTGACGCAAGCGAATGCCGATGCGTCCAAGACGGCGCTGGAGGTCATCGGACCGGGCGGTGCCATCGAGGAAAGCTGGACATTCGGTGATCTCAGAGACGCCGTGTTGTCGGTGGCTGCGGGCCTCAGGGCCCGCGGGTTGAAACCGGGCGACCGGGTTCTGCTGCGCATCGGTCACAGCAGCGATTTCCCGCTGATGTATTTCGGGGCGATTGCCGGCGGTTTCGTCCCCGTTCCGACCTCGGATCAACTCACGGCAGGTGAGGTCGCGGGCATCCTGAAAGACAGCGGGGCCTCGCTGGTTCTTCATGACGGCTCAAGCGCCGTCCCGGAGGCGATTGGGGAATTGCTTGCCGGTCCCGCGGAGATATATGCTCTCAAGACGTCCGCACCCGGTGAATTCGCCGTGACGGAGGACGAAGACCCCGCCTTTCTCATCTACACGTCCGGAACGAGCGGAACACCCAAGGGTGTCCTTCACGCGCACCGCTCCGCCACTGCCCGCCTTGCGGCTCATGTCGGCTGGATCGGCTTGTCCGCCGCTGACCGCCTGCTTCATTCGGGTGCGTTCAACTGGAGTTACACGCTCACCGTCGGCCTGATGGATCCCTGGATCAAGGGCGCGACCAGCGTGATCTACAGGGGCCCGCGCGAACCGGAGGTCTGGCCCGGAGTTCTCGAGGCCAGCAAGGCAACCCTGTTCGCGGCGGTTCCGAGCCTGTATCGCAGGATCCTGAAATACGGCGACGTGTCGAAGACCGCGTTTCCGGCGCTGCGGCACGGTCTCACCGCCGGCGAGGGCCTGTCGGCCGATCTCCATGCGCACTGGCGCGAGAGCACGGGACGGGAGCTCTATGAGGCACTCGGGATGAGCGAAGTCTCGACATATCTGTCCAGCGGTCCGAGCGTCCCGGTCAAACCGGGCGCAACCGGAAAACCGCAACCCGGACGCAAGGTCGCGTTGCTGCAGGAAACAGACACGGGCATGGCCGAGACGAAAGCGGACGAAACGGGCCTCTTGTGCGTTCACCGGGACGAACCGGGCCTGATGCTCGGCTACTGGCAGAGACCGGAGGAAACACGGGCGGCCTTCAAGGGTCCCTGGTTTGTGACCGGCGACCGGATGCGCCGGGATTGCGATGGCTATTTCTGGTATGAAGGCCGGGCCGACGACCTGATGAATGCGTTCGGTTACCGGGTTGCTCCGGAAGAAGTGGAACGTGTGCTGCTGAACCACCCGAACGTGCAGGAAGCCGCGGTCACGGAACAGGAGATCCGGCCGGGTGTGAGCCTGATCGCCGCCTTCATCGTTGCGCATGACCCGGAGCGGTTCGACGAAGACGATCTGGCTTCCTTCGCTGCCGCATCGCTTGCGGATTACAAGCGGCCCCGGATCTACAAGGCGTTGCAGCAACTGCCGCGTACCCGCACAGGCAAGGTTCGGCGCAAGGCACTCACTGCCGGTAATTAA
- a CDS encoding 3-hydroxybutyryl-CoA dehydrogenase encodes MAVEIKKIGVIGAGQMGSGIAHVCALAGFDVGLSDMSMERIESGLASINGNMARQVSKSLIAEDERTAALDRIKAVEELDLLADADLVIESAIENEQVKRKIFAQLCPILKPEAILATNTSSISITRLAATTDRPERFIGIHFMNPVPIMDLVELVRGIATEDETFEASKAFCVRLGKQIAVAEDFPAFMVNRILLPMINEAIYTLYEGVGSVESIDKAMRLGANHPMGPLQLADFIGLDTCLSIMQVLYEGLADTKYRPCPLLVKYVEAGWLGRKTQRGFYDYRGETPVPTR; translated from the coding sequence ATGGCAGTCGAAATCAAAAAAATCGGCGTGATCGGCGCGGGTCAGATGGGCAGCGGGATTGCGCATGTATGTGCGCTCGCCGGGTTCGACGTAGGCTTGAGCGACATGTCGATGGAGCGGATCGAATCGGGGCTGGCCTCGATCAACGGCAACATGGCACGGCAAGTCAGCAAGTCGCTGATAGCGGAAGACGAGCGCACCGCTGCGCTTGACAGGATCAAGGCGGTCGAGGAACTGGACCTTCTCGCCGATGCTGATCTGGTGATCGAATCCGCGATCGAGAACGAACAGGTCAAGCGCAAGATCTTTGCGCAACTCTGTCCGATCCTGAAGCCGGAAGCGATCCTGGCGACCAATACGTCATCCATCTCCATTACCCGTCTTGCCGCGACAACGGACCGTCCGGAACGGTTTATCGGCATCCATTTCATGAACCCGGTTCCGATCATGGATCTGGTCGAACTGGTTCGCGGCATTGCAACGGAAGACGAGACCTTTGAAGCCTCGAAGGCCTTTTGTGTGCGGCTCGGAAAACAGATTGCCGTGGCCGAGGATTTCCCGGCTTTCATGGTCAACCGTATTCTGTTGCCGATGATCAACGAAGCGATCTACACGCTTTACGAAGGCGTCGGGTCGGTGGAATCGATCGACAAGGCGATGCGGCTCGGCGCAAATCACCCGATGGGACCGCTGCAGCTCGCGGACTTTATCGGTCTCGATACCTGCCTTTCCATCATGCAGGTTCTCTATGAAGGTCTCGCAGACACCAAGTATCGCCCCTGCCCGCTTCTGGTGAAGTATGTCGAGGCCGGATGGCTCGGGCGCAAGACCCAGCGCGGCTTTTATGACTACCGCGGAGAAACGCCGGTTCCGACCCGCTAG
- a CDS encoding FAD-binding protein, with protein sequence MTTLLVAEHAGGALNDATAKALTAAAALGSDVHILVAGKGVQGVAEEAAKLSGAAKVLVAESDALEHQLAEPTADLIVGMAGDYDAIVAPATANGKNTLPRVAALLDVMQISDITAVIDAETFERPIYAGNAIQTVKSGDPKKVITVRTSTFAAAEEGGPAAIESIAGTDGTGLSEFVGEELSKSDRPELTSAKIIISGGRALGSEEKFQEVIMPVADALGAAVGASRAAVDAGYAPNDWQVGQTGKVVAPDLYIACGISGAIQHLAGMKDSKVIVAINKDEEAPIFQVADYGLVADLFDVLPDLKAAVE encoded by the coding sequence ATGACAACACTTCTTGTGGCAGAACATGCCGGTGGCGCACTGAACGACGCAACAGCCAAAGCCCTCACCGCGGCAGCGGCGCTCGGCTCGGATGTGCATATCCTGGTGGCCGGCAAAGGCGTGCAGGGCGTTGCCGAGGAAGCCGCCAAGCTTTCCGGTGCCGCCAAGGTCCTTGTGGCCGAAAGCGACGCGCTTGAGCATCAGCTTGCAGAGCCGACAGCCGACCTGATTGTCGGCATGGCCGGCGATTATGACGCGATCGTCGCGCCGGCAACCGCCAACGGCAAAAACACGCTTCCACGCGTCGCGGCCCTTCTCGACGTGATGCAGATCTCCGACATCACCGCGGTGATCGACGCAGAAACGTTCGAACGGCCGATCTATGCGGGCAACGCGATCCAGACCGTGAAGTCGGGTGATCCGAAAAAGGTGATCACCGTCCGCACGTCCACATTCGCGGCAGCGGAAGAGGGCGGACCGGCTGCGATCGAGAGCATCGCTGGGACCGACGGCACGGGCCTTTCGGAATTCGTCGGTGAGGAACTCTCCAAATCCGACCGTCCGGAGCTGACATCCGCGAAGATCATCATCTCCGGTGGCCGTGCGCTCGGCTCGGAAGAGAAATTCCAGGAAGTCATCATGCCCGTGGCCGATGCGTTGGGCGCCGCGGTCGGTGCGTCGCGCGCCGCGGTCGATGCCGGCTATGCGCCAAACGACTGGCAGGTCGGGCAAACCGGCAAGGTGGTTGCCCCCGATCTCTACATCGCTTGCGGAATTTCCGGTGCAATTCAGCACCTTGCGGGTATGAAGGACTCCAAGGTCATCGTTGCGATCAACAAGGACGAGGAAGCCCCGATCTTCCAGGTTGCGGACTACGGGCTCGTTGCCGATCTGTTCGACGTTCTGCCGGATTTGAAGGCTGCAGTGGAGTAA
- a CDS encoding electron transfer flavoprotein subunit beta/FixA family protein: MKILVPVKRVIDYNVKVRVKPDGSGVDLANVKMSMNPFDEISVEEALRLKEAGKATEVIVVSVGPQQSTETLRTGLAMGADRGILVKTDETTEPLAVAKILKAIVEAEEPGLVIVGKQAIDDDCNQTGQMLAALLGWSQGTFASNVDLGDGTADVTREVDGGLQTVKLKLPAIVTTDLRLNEPRYASLPNIMKAKKKPIDEKTPEDFGVDITPRLTVVTTTEPAGREAGIKVASVSELVDKLKNEAGVL, from the coding sequence ATGAAAATCCTCGTGCCCGTGAAGCGGGTCATCGACTACAATGTTAAGGTTCGTGTCAAACCGGACGGCTCGGGTGTCGATCTTGCCAACGTCAAGATGTCCATGAATCCGTTCGACGAAATCTCCGTTGAAGAAGCCCTTCGTCTGAAGGAAGCAGGCAAGGCCACCGAGGTCATCGTGGTATCGGTCGGACCGCAGCAGTCCACCGAAACGCTCCGTACGGGGCTTGCCATGGGCGCTGATCGCGGCATTCTCGTGAAGACCGATGAGACCACCGAACCGCTTGCGGTCGCCAAGATTCTCAAGGCGATCGTCGAAGCGGAAGAGCCGGGCCTCGTAATCGTCGGAAAACAGGCGATTGACGACGACTGCAACCAGACAGGCCAGATGCTTGCCGCGCTGCTCGGCTGGAGCCAGGGTACTTTCGCTTCCAACGTCGATCTCGGCGACGGAACCGCCGATGTCACGCGTGAGGTCGACGGCGGCCTGCAGACGGTCAAGCTGAAGCTGCCGGCAATCGTCACCACGGACCTGCGCCTCAACGAGCCACGGTATGCGTCCCTGCCGAACATCATGAAAGCCAAGAAAAAGCCCATCGACGAGAAAACACCGGAAGACTTCGGTGTGGATATCACGCCGCGGCTGACCGTGGTCACCACCACCGAGCCGGCCGGCCGCGAGGCGGGCATCAAGGTCGCGTCGGTGAGCGAACTCGTCGACAAACTGAAAAACGAAGCCGGTGTCCTTTAG
- a CDS encoding RNA polymerase sigma factor: protein MNSGECVSFGLSSSAVCYDDKIREWTFSPRTHNTWWPLFFRNIIQKKWGLKGRFACCPLESSFAENFLSDEALKTEMIRLLPKLRSFALRLCRNPDQADDLVQTTCERAIRSLDQFDPATRLDSWMFRILQNLYFNSVRDGANRARLFDLAMMDFEDSYDGAKAAASSLELQKVQSFIGQLDADNREVLLKIAIEGQSYKDVAEELGVPIGTVTSRLARARLKLREFLEAKDTAPGVTLRTMPGGMS, encoded by the coding sequence ATGAATTCTGGCGAGTGCGTTTCATTCGGTCTCAGCTCTTCGGCGGTTTGCTATGATGACAAAATTCGGGAATGGACTTTTTCCCCTCGCACCCATAACACGTGGTGGCCTCTCTTCTTCCGCAACATAATTCAAAAAAAGTGGGGATTGAAAGGCAGGTTCGCGTGTTGTCCCCTTGAGAGCAGTTTTGCGGAGAACTTCTTGTCTGACGAAGCATTGAAAACGGAGATGATCCGTTTGCTCCCCAAGTTGAGGAGTTTTGCGCTGCGACTATGCCGGAATCCGGACCAGGCTGACGACCTTGTCCAGACGACCTGCGAACGCGCGATACGCTCTCTGGATCAGTTTGATCCCGCAACGCGTCTCGATAGCTGGATGTTCAGAATTTTGCAAAACCTTTACTTTAATTCCGTGAGGGATGGTGCCAATCGGGCGCGGCTTTTCGATCTGGCGATGATGGATTTCGAAGACAGCTACGATGGCGCCAAGGCTGCCGCGAGCAGTCTGGAATTGCAGAAGGTTCAGTCTTTTATCGGACAACTGGATGCGGACAACCGCGAGGTTCTCTTGAAAATCGCAATTGAGGGGCAAAGCTACAAGGACGTTGCGGAGGAGCTTGGAGTGCCGATCGGAACGGTCACGAGCCGGCTTGCCCGCGCACGCCTGAAGCTCAGGGAATTTCTCGAGGCCAAGGATACTGCGCCGGGGGTTACGCTGCGCACCATGCCAGGGGGTATGTCATGA
- a CDS encoding RT0821/Lpp0805 family surface protein, with protein sequence MPAVASSLEMSDKSLANKQLQTALEMSVSGQSTRWQNPASGASGTVTPLKTWKTASGTYCRSYNEKIVLASGKSLNRQGVACRASNSRWESA encoded by the coding sequence GTGCCTGCGGTCGCCTCTTCGCTTGAAATGTCGGACAAATCCCTGGCGAACAAGCAGCTTCAGACAGCTCTGGAAATGTCGGTGTCTGGCCAGTCGACCCGCTGGCAAAATCCCGCAAGCGGTGCAAGCGGCACGGTAACGCCGCTCAAGACCTGGAAAACGGCGTCAGGCACCTATTGCCGCTCCTACAACGAGAAAATCGTTCTTGCATCTGGCAAATCGCTGAATCGGCAAGGCGTTGCCTGCCGGGCATCCAATTCGAGATGGGAATCGGCGTAG
- a CDS encoding rhomboid family intramembrane serine protease, with amino-acid sequence MFIPLHDQNSLEHVARPYVNLALIAVNVLVFLVLQDAGEYRAINASSVSHGLIPVVLFDIRDLAPQFQVLPDWMSLVTYAFLHGNFTHLIGNMLFLWVFGDNVEDAMGHSRYLIFYLACAILSGLAYALLDLNSDTPLIGASGAVSGVVAAYLMLHPRVKVWVLVFGRIPLRLTAQWLLGAWVLFQIGNLVFAEESQVAWIAHVAGLAAGAVLVLFMRRPGVQLFDRDLG; translated from the coding sequence GTGTTTATCCCGCTACACGATCAGAACAGTCTTGAACATGTGGCAAGGCCCTACGTCAATCTGGCGCTGATCGCAGTGAATGTTCTGGTCTTTCTGGTGCTTCAGGACGCCGGCGAGTACAGGGCCATCAATGCGTCTTCCGTTTCGCATGGTCTCATCCCGGTCGTTCTTTTCGACATCAGGGACCTGGCGCCGCAATTTCAGGTGCTGCCGGACTGGATGTCGCTGGTCACCTACGCCTTCCTGCACGGGAATTTCACGCATCTGATCGGGAACATGCTTTTCCTGTGGGTTTTCGGCGACAATGTCGAAGATGCAATGGGGCATTCCAGATATCTGATCTTCTATCTGGCCTGCGCGATCCTTTCGGGGTTGGCCTACGCCCTTCTGGACCTGAATTCCGACACGCCCCTGATCGGCGCATCCGGCGCTGTTTCGGGCGTTGTGGCCGCCTATCTGATGCTGCATCCACGCGTCAAGGTATGGGTTCTGGTGTTCGGCCGGATTCCGCTGCGCCTGACGGCGCAATGGCTGCTGGGAGCATGGGTGCTGTTCCAGATCGGCAATCTCGTGTTTGCGGAGGAAAGCCAGGTTGCCTGGATCGCGCATGTGGCGGGTCTTGCAGCGGGCGCGGTCCTGGTGTTGTTCATGCGCCGCCCGGGTGTCCAGCTTTTCGACCGGGATCTGGGATGA
- a CDS encoding cob(I)yrinic acid a,c-diamide adenosyltransferase, translating into MVVLNKIYTKTGDDGTTALGTGERRPKNDLRIDAYGTVDETNAVVGLVRLHAGPDEKAVDDVLGRIQNDLFDLGADLATPETDQDLGYEPLRISESQVSAIEAAIDELNADLSPLRSFVLPGGSEASAYLHLARTVSRRAERLMVELAAVETINPAAVRYMNRLSDYFFVASRYLNDKGEKDVLWVPGQNR; encoded by the coding sequence ATGGTTGTTCTGAACAAGATTTACACGAAGACGGGTGACGACGGCACGACCGCGCTGGGAACGGGAGAACGCCGCCCCAAGAATGATCTGAGGATTGACGCCTACGGAACGGTGGACGAAACCAATGCCGTCGTGGGTCTCGTCAGGCTTCATGCGGGCCCGGACGAAAAAGCTGTGGATGATGTTCTCGGCCGTATCCAGAACGATCTTTTCGACCTTGGAGCGGATCTGGCAACGCCGGAGACGGATCAGGATCTGGGCTATGAACCGTTGCGTATCTCCGAGAGCCAGGTGAGCGCCATCGAGGCGGCGATCGACGAACTGAACGCCGATCTTTCGCCCTTGCGCTCTTTCGTGTTGCCGGGCGGAAGTGAGGCATCGGCCTATCTGCATCTGGCCCGGACCGTGTCGAGGCGCGCCGAACGGCTCATGGTCGAGTTGGCGGCTGTGGAGACGATAAACCCGGCCGCGGTGCGCTACATGAACCGGTTGTCGGACTACTTCTTTGTTGCTTCCCGCTACCTGAACGACAAGGGAGAAAAAGATGTCCTCTGGGTTCCGGGTCAGAACCGCTGA
- a CDS encoding twin transmembrane helix small protein → MAEIFNILVPIGMAAVAIVLLLGIWNMFRNGPSNRSQMLMRWRVGLQFLVVVLVMSGLYFFGSG, encoded by the coding sequence ATGGCGGAGATTTTCAACATACTTGTCCCGATCGGCATGGCCGCGGTGGCGATCGTCCTGCTTCTCGGGATATGGAACATGTTCCGGAACGGCCCCTCGAACCGGTCGCAGATGTTGATGCGCTGGCGAGTCGGATTGCAGTTTCTGGTGGTTGTTCTCGTGATGAGTGGGCTCTATTTCTTCGGTTCCGGCTGA